One genomic region from Amycolatopsis sp. FBCC-B4732 encodes:
- a CDS encoding cobalamin-dependent protein (Presence of a B(12) (cobalamin)-binding domain implies dependence on cobalamin itself, in one of its several forms, or in some unusual lineages, dependence on a cobalamin-like analog.), translating into MPGRGPIVLGVTASDAHSVANQLIAHRLRAEGYTVVNLGACTPVEEFAQAVREHPGTLAVVVGSLNGHACDDLRPLPAARAAGDLPCPIVLGGNLSVGSHKDGSAEDRLRALGVDHVLAGLGELVPLLRELERRAASARAPRAG; encoded by the coding sequence ATGCCCGGCCGCGGCCCGATCGTCCTGGGCGTGACCGCCAGCGACGCCCACTCGGTCGCCAACCAGCTCATCGCCCACCGGCTGCGGGCCGAGGGCTACACCGTCGTCAACCTGGGTGCCTGCACGCCGGTCGAGGAGTTCGCGCAGGCCGTGCGCGAGCACCCGGGCACCCTCGCGGTGGTCGTCGGCAGCCTCAACGGCCACGCCTGCGACGACCTGCGCCCGCTGCCGGCCGCCCGGGCCGCCGGCGACCTGCCGTGCCCGATCGTCCTCGGCGGCAACCTGTCCGTCGGCAGCCACAAGGACGGCAGCGCCGAGGACCGGCTGCGCGCGCTCGGCGTCGACCACGTCCTGGCCGGGCTCGGCGAACTCGTGCCGCTGCTGCGCGAACTGGAGCGGCGCGCCGCTTCCGCGCGGGCACCCCGCGCCGGATGA
- a CDS encoding methylaspartate mutase: MNGPPALLPFAAPGAEADFPSTAEVVRYAHARPTARDVLARAAGRGVPAIQPRCGVGGHAEMLRLLRQLETGAAPDILTLTIDSFTRLNRFDQALRAVNTDPAALNGYPLVAHGWRRGRELVEAVSAPVEIRHGSPDARALFRVSVAAGATSFEGGGISYNLPYCKDVPLAHSLACWREVDALTGDLHRAGLTLDRELFGTLTAVLVPPSISLAVGIIEASLAAAEGVACLSLSYPQGGNLAQDVAALRAIPLLAKRYLPDGVEVYPVLHEFMGVFPAQRVNADQLIFYGALTARLGGAAKLVTKTHQEALGIPDAAANVDGMRLAAVANSPLLDFVRVDEEAVEAELAGILAEVDELAGPVLSAADPARAVVEAFADGTLDIPFSASKHARGEVLPCRDATGAIRYAAAGGLPLSPASVRRNRRSLRLPPGEPDMAALVDRVSDDIGHFPRLFGEDTR, from the coding sequence ATGAACGGCCCGCCGGCCCTGCTCCCCTTCGCCGCTCCCGGTGCGGAGGCCGACTTCCCGTCCACGGCCGAAGTCGTGCGGTACGCCCACGCCCGGCCGACCGCCCGGGACGTGCTCGCGCGGGCGGCCGGGCGCGGGGTGCCGGCGATCCAGCCCCGCTGCGGCGTCGGCGGCCACGCCGAGATGCTCCGGCTGCTGCGGCAGCTGGAAACCGGGGCGGCGCCGGACATCCTGACGCTGACCATCGACTCGTTCACCCGGCTCAACCGGTTCGACCAGGCGCTGCGCGCGGTCAACACGGACCCGGCGGCGCTCAACGGCTACCCCCTCGTCGCGCACGGCTGGCGGCGCGGCCGCGAGCTGGTCGAAGCGGTCTCCGCCCCGGTGGAGATCCGGCACGGCTCCCCCGACGCCCGCGCGTTGTTCCGGGTCTCCGTGGCCGCCGGCGCGACCTCGTTCGAGGGCGGCGGGATCTCCTACAACCTCCCGTACTGCAAGGACGTCCCGCTGGCGCACTCGCTCGCCTGCTGGCGCGAGGTGGACGCGCTGACCGGCGACCTCCACCGGGCCGGGCTCACGCTGGACCGCGAGCTGTTCGGCACCCTGACCGCGGTGCTGGTCCCGCCGTCGATCAGCCTCGCCGTCGGGATCATCGAAGCGAGCCTGGCCGCCGCCGAGGGCGTGGCGTGCCTGTCGCTGTCCTACCCGCAGGGCGGGAACCTCGCGCAGGACGTCGCCGCGTTGCGCGCGATCCCCTTGCTGGCGAAGCGATACCTGCCGGACGGCGTCGAGGTCTACCCGGTGCTGCACGAGTTCATGGGCGTCTTCCCCGCTCAGCGGGTCAACGCCGACCAGCTGATCTTCTACGGGGCGCTCACCGCGCGGCTCGGCGGCGCCGCCAAGCTGGTCACCAAGACCCACCAGGAGGCGCTCGGCATCCCCGACGCGGCGGCGAACGTCGACGGGATGCGCCTGGCCGCCGTGGCGAACTCGCCGCTGCTGGACTTCGTCCGCGTCGACGAGGAGGCCGTCGAGGCGGAACTCGCGGGGATCCTCGCGGAGGTCGACGAGCTCGCCGGGCCCGTCCTCTCGGCCGCGGACCCGGCCCGTGCCGTCGTCGAGGCGTTCGCCGACGGCACGCTCGACATCCCGTTCAGCGCCAGCAAGCACGCCCGCGGCGAGGTGCTGCCCTGCCGGGACGCGACCGGCGCCATCCGCTACGCCGCGGCCGGCGGGCTGCCGCTTTCCCCGGCGTCCGTGCGGCGGAACCGCCGGAGCCTGCGGTTGCCGCCCGGCGAACCGGACATGGCCGCGCTGGTCGACCGCGTCTCCGACGACATCGGCCACTTCCCGCGACTGTTCGGAGAGGACACTCGATGA
- a CDS encoding MFS transporter, translated as MFRSIPAAARRIALASLFLTAGHGAFMTCSALYFTQVAGLSPAKLGLGLTIAGAVGLPAGMPLGHLADRLGPRATTAWLVALNGVGAAGYLFVRSFAALLVTACFFVVVQRGSRAALQSLIAGLVDVDGVVRTQAVVRSVNNIGIGVGAAVAGIALQIATPTAFSVVLVVNALSYFVSAALFRSLPYVAPAPAPAADAPKRAVLRDAPFAALTAITAVLSLHTVLLELVIPLWITRHTHVPTAVVTVLFVLNSVAVILFQIRIGMRVSTMERAVRTARLSGFVLLTACALFSFSAFGPTTLSIVLLVAAGAVLALGEMLVSAAVWTITFKLAPPGKQGQYQGFSMTGYAAAVMVAPTLLTFLMIEWGSPGWFVLGAAFVLASLPTGAVVAWAARRNPEPAEVPAAS; from the coding sequence GTGTTCCGCTCGATACCCGCGGCCGCGCGCCGGATCGCGCTCGCGAGCCTGTTCCTGACGGCGGGGCACGGCGCGTTCATGACCTGCTCGGCGCTCTACTTCACCCAGGTGGCCGGGCTTTCGCCGGCCAAGCTGGGCCTCGGCCTGACCATCGCCGGCGCGGTCGGGCTGCCGGCCGGCATGCCGCTGGGGCACCTGGCCGACCGGCTCGGCCCGCGCGCGACGACTGCGTGGCTCGTCGCGCTCAACGGCGTCGGCGCGGCCGGGTACCTGTTCGTGCGCAGCTTCGCCGCGCTCCTGGTCACGGCCTGCTTCTTCGTGGTGGTGCAACGGGGATCGCGCGCGGCCCTGCAGTCCCTGATCGCGGGCCTGGTCGACGTCGACGGCGTCGTCCGGACGCAGGCGGTCGTGCGCTCGGTCAACAACATCGGCATCGGCGTGGGCGCGGCGGTCGCCGGGATCGCCCTCCAGATCGCGACACCGACGGCGTTTTCGGTCGTGCTGGTCGTGAACGCGCTGAGCTACTTCGTCTCGGCGGCGCTGTTCCGGTCGCTCCCCTACGTCGCGCCGGCCCCGGCACCGGCGGCGGACGCGCCCAAACGGGCCGTCCTGCGTGACGCGCCCTTCGCGGCGCTCACCGCGATCACCGCGGTCCTTTCGCTGCACACGGTGCTGCTGGAACTGGTGATACCGCTGTGGATCACCCGGCACACCCACGTCCCGACCGCCGTGGTGACCGTGCTGTTCGTGCTGAACAGCGTCGCGGTGATCCTCTTCCAGATCCGGATCGGCATGCGGGTGAGCACGATGGAGCGGGCCGTGCGCACCGCCCGGCTGTCCGGGTTCGTCCTGCTGACCGCGTGCGCGCTCTTCTCGTTCTCGGCCTTCGGCCCGACGACCCTGTCGATCGTCCTGCTGGTGGCGGCGGGCGCGGTGCTCGCGCTGGGCGAGATGCTCGTGTCCGCGGCCGTCTGGACGATCACCTTCAAGCTCGCCCCGCCCGGGAAACAGGGCCAGTACCAGGGTTTCTCGATGACCGGCTACGCGGCGGCGGTCATGGTCGCCCCCACCCTGCTGACGTTCCTGATGATCGAATGGGGTTCCCCCGGCTGGTTCGTGCTGGGCGCGGCGTTCGTGCTCGCGAGCCTGCCGACGGGGGCGGTCGTGGCGTGGGCCGCGCGCCGGAACCCCGAGCCCGCCGAAGTCCCCGCCGCCTCCTGA
- the asnB gene encoding asparagine synthase (glutamine-hydrolyzing) encodes MCGITGWVAFDRDLRQETGALAAMTATMSCRGPDAAGTWVDPRGRAALGHRRLAVLDLEGSTQPMTLDVPGGTLALTYSGEVYNYAELRAELRRRGHDFRTTGDTEVVLRGYLEWGEAVAERLNGMYAFAVWDARTQRLVLVRDRMGVKPLYYESTSDGVLFGSEPKALLAHPEAGREVGLDGLRELFAFVKTPGHAVWAGMREVRPGTVVTVDARGSREHAYWSLKTVAHPDDRAESIARVRDLLTDIVTRQLIADVPRCLLLSGGLDSSAVTALAARELAGHGEKVHSFSVDFASQSETYVPDAARPTPDAPYVREVAAHVGSVHTEIVLDAGAMADPAVRRAVIEARDVPAGTGDTDVSLYLLFSAIRKHSTVALSGESADEVFGGYHWHRSPEAQRAGTFPWMSAANGAPANGQGRDGTVLRPELLDLLDIPAYTRDRYAEAVAEVEHLPGDDAETRDRRVTSYLGITRFMRMLLDRKDRLSMAAGLEVRVPFCDHRLVEYVHNAPWTEKSFDGREKSLLRAAAGDLLPHSVATRVKSAYPSIQAAGYLAALREQANELLAERHHPVFDLVNGAWLETAVREPGAPGVRSGLERCLNLAAWLDLRRPRLLLS; translated from the coding sequence ATGTGCGGCATCACCGGCTGGGTCGCCTTCGACCGCGACCTCCGCCAGGAAACCGGAGCACTGGCGGCGATGACCGCGACCATGTCGTGCCGCGGCCCGGACGCGGCCGGCACCTGGGTCGACCCGCGCGGGAGGGCGGCGCTCGGGCACCGCCGGCTGGCCGTCCTCGACCTCGAGGGCAGCACCCAGCCGATGACCCTCGACGTCCCGGGCGGGACCCTCGCGCTCACCTACAGCGGCGAGGTCTACAACTACGCCGAGCTGCGCGCCGAACTCCGCCGCCGGGGCCACGACTTCCGCACCACCGGTGACACCGAAGTCGTCCTGCGCGGCTACCTGGAGTGGGGCGAGGCGGTCGCGGAACGGCTCAACGGCATGTACGCCTTTGCCGTGTGGGACGCCCGGACGCAGCGGCTCGTGCTGGTGCGCGACCGGATGGGCGTCAAGCCGCTGTACTACGAGTCCACTTCGGACGGAGTCCTGTTCGGCTCGGAACCCAAGGCGCTGCTGGCCCATCCGGAGGCCGGCCGCGAGGTCGGGCTCGACGGCCTGCGCGAGCTGTTCGCCTTCGTCAAGACCCCGGGGCACGCGGTGTGGGCCGGGATGCGCGAAGTCCGGCCCGGCACCGTGGTCACGGTCGACGCGCGCGGATCGCGCGAACACGCGTACTGGTCGTTGAAGACGGTGGCGCACCCCGACGACCGCGCCGAATCGATCGCCCGCGTGCGGGACCTGCTGACCGACATCGTGACCCGGCAGCTGATCGCCGACGTCCCCCGCTGCCTGCTGCTGTCGGGCGGGCTGGACTCCAGTGCCGTCACCGCGCTCGCCGCCCGGGAACTGGCCGGTCACGGCGAAAAGGTTCACAGCTTTTCCGTCGACTTCGCCAGCCAGAGCGAAACGTACGTGCCCGACGCGGCGCGGCCCACCCCCGACGCGCCTTACGTCCGGGAAGTGGCCGCGCACGTGGGTTCCGTGCACACGGAGATCGTGCTCGACGCCGGCGCGATGGCCGACCCGGCGGTCCGCCGCGCGGTGATCGAGGCCCGGGACGTCCCGGCGGGCACCGGCGACACCGACGTTTCGCTCTACCTGCTGTTCAGCGCGATCCGCAAGCACTCCACGGTCGCGCTGTCGGGCGAAAGCGCCGACGAGGTCTTCGGCGGCTACCACTGGCACCGCTCGCCCGAAGCGCAGCGCGCGGGCACGTTCCCGTGGATGTCGGCGGCCAACGGCGCCCCGGCGAACGGGCAGGGCCGCGACGGCACCGTCCTGCGGCCCGAGCTGCTCGACCTGCTCGACATCCCGGCCTACACCCGCGACCGCTACGCCGAAGCGGTCGCCGAGGTCGAGCACCTGCCCGGCGACGACGCGGAGACCCGCGACCGCCGGGTCACGTCGTACCTCGGCATCACCCGCTTCATGCGCATGCTGCTGGACCGCAAGGACCGGCTGAGCATGGCCGCGGGGCTGGAGGTGCGCGTGCCTTTCTGCGACCATCGGCTGGTGGAGTACGTCCACAACGCGCCCTGGACGGAGAAGAGCTTCGACGGCCGGGAAAAGAGCCTGCTGCGCGCGGCGGCGGGCGACCTCCTGCCGCACTCGGTCGCCACCCGGGTCAAGAGCGCCTACCCGTCGATCCAGGCGGCGGGCTACCTGGCGGCGTTGCGGGAGCAGGCGAACGAGCTGCTCGCCGAGCGGCACCACCCGGTGTTCGACCTGGTGAACGGCGCCTGGCTGGAAACCGCGGTGCGGGAACCGGGCGCACCCGGTGTCCGAAGTGGACTGGAGCGCTGCCTGAACCTGGCCGCCTGGCTCGACCTCCGCCGCCCCCGGCTGCTGCTGTCCTGA
- a CDS encoding glutamate--tRNA ligase translates to MPDLPPAPVRTVFAPSPIGRPSLGLVRMAVYNWALARHHGGTFVLRVEDTDEARVRPEFYEPLLDVLRWLGLDWDEGPGTGGAHGPYLQTERRELHLDVARRLLAAGELYESFSTPEEVAGRRTRAGQDPRLGYDNADRHTSEREKAAHRAAGRRPSLRLRLPDGETVFDDLARGEIVFKAGSAADPVLVRANGRPTFALAGPVDDALMGITHNIRGDAMLPLVPRQLAAYRALERIGVARAVPRLGHVPMVLASNAKILNSQQDPAADALGYRDAGVQARTVVNYLAALGWSHPTRGGVFTPAELVADFDVRRVRTRPGRLDVKRLTDLDTTHLRELTAGELTEALVPHLAPLDGNRLALLTRAAPALRRRAKSLPEAARAAAALFDDEPAAIQEPDFGALQAARDALAALSPWTEETLSALLKGGLAKASVTAVRTAVTGPAHGHLLLDFLVLLGPERGLRRIDGALARSTAQWHRDRVA, encoded by the coding sequence ATGCCCGACCTTCCCCCCGCGCCGGTGCGCACCGTCTTCGCCCCTTCGCCGATCGGCCGGCCGAGCCTCGGCCTGGTCCGCATGGCCGTCTACAACTGGGCGCTGGCCCGCCACCACGGCGGCACCTTCGTGCTGCGCGTCGAAGACACCGACGAGGCCCGGGTGCGGCCCGAGTTCTACGAGCCCCTGCTCGACGTGCTGCGCTGGCTGGGCCTCGACTGGGACGAGGGTCCGGGTACCGGCGGCGCGCACGGTCCGTACCTGCAGACCGAACGCCGTGAGCTGCACCTCGACGTGGCCCGGCGGCTGCTGGCGGCCGGCGAGCTCTACGAGTCGTTCTCGACGCCGGAGGAGGTCGCCGGGCGGCGCACCCGGGCCGGCCAGGACCCGCGGCTCGGGTACGACAACGCCGACCGGCACACGAGCGAGCGGGAGAAGGCCGCGCACCGCGCCGCCGGCCGCCGCCCTTCGCTGCGGCTGCGCCTGCCCGACGGCGAGACGGTCTTCGACGACCTCGCGCGCGGCGAGATCGTCTTCAAGGCGGGCAGCGCGGCCGACCCGGTGCTGGTGCGCGCCAACGGGCGGCCGACCTTCGCGCTCGCCGGCCCGGTGGACGACGCGCTGATGGGCATCACGCACAACATCCGCGGCGACGCGATGCTGCCGCTGGTGCCGCGCCAGCTCGCGGCCTACCGGGCGCTCGAACGCATCGGCGTCGCCCGCGCGGTCCCCCGGCTCGGGCACGTGCCGATGGTGCTCGCCTCGAACGCGAAGATCCTCAACAGCCAGCAAGATCCCGCCGCGGACGCGCTGGGCTACCGGGACGCGGGCGTCCAGGCGCGCACGGTGGTCAACTACCTGGCCGCGCTGGGCTGGTCGCACCCCACGCGCGGCGGCGTCTTCACGCCGGCGGAGCTGGTGGCGGACTTCGACGTCCGGCGCGTCCGCACCCGCCCCGGGCGCCTCGACGTCAAGCGGCTCACCGACCTCGACACGACCCACCTGCGCGAGCTGACCGCCGGGGAGTTGACCGAGGCGCTCGTGCCGCACCTGGCCCCGCTGGACGGGAACCGGCTCGCCCTGCTCACCCGGGCGGCTCCCGCCTTGCGGCGCCGGGCGAAATCACTCCCCGAAGCCGCACGGGCCGCGGCAGCCCTCTTCGACGACGAACCCGCCGCGATCCAGGAACCGGACTTCGGCGCGCTGCAAGCCGCCCGCGACGCACTGGCCGCACTTTCCCCGTGGACCGAAGAAACGCTCTCGGCCCTGCTCAAGGGCGGGCTCGCCAAGGCGTCGGTGACGGCGGTGCGCACCGCCGTCACCGGACCCGCCCACGGTCACCTGCTGCTCGACTTCCTCGTCCTGCTCGGCCCCGAGCGCGGCTTGCGGCGGATCGACGGCGCCCTGGCGCGATCCACCGCGCAGTGGCACCGCGACCGGGTCGCCTGA
- a CDS encoding amino acid adenylation domain-containing protein: protein MAGQRAAGFPGATLTGEHHELTAASVVALIRERAEATPGAVAIESDGGVTTFGTLWRRSVVIAAALREMGVERGELVGVVARRTPESIAAMIAVMAAGAAYAPIDPTNPAGRVRLILEQVSPRFVLWDGTGDADCTFGYPGVDTSRLPEPGTVPAMAEPRPGDVAYVVFTSGSTGLPKGVQVEHRSLVNYIGWAEAHVLPAAGGAACPVFASMSFDLALTTLWVPLAHGRTIVLLESSWNYASLFARRARPYDFIKATPSHFRLFERMLEPDYRAVAHRLMIGGEPLEPAMLKAMGERLDGVQVVNHYGPTETTIGCFAHRSEVRDLPDLPTVPIGTPAWNTGAYVLDERGEPVGAGGHGELFVAGAGIARGYLGGDGGRFLDDPAFGGRAYRTGDIVEVLPGGMLLHLGRADGQLKVNGHRFEEAELRRHALTLPRVADAAFDIIRGGTLDVVEAFVVFDHRGDAPTEREIRAGLATLLPPELVPRRIHVVPEIQVNANGKRDVRATREQAALQEVR from the coding sequence GTGGCCGGCCAACGAGCAGCAGGCTTCCCGGGCGCGACGCTCACCGGCGAGCACCACGAGCTGACCGCGGCGTCCGTCGTGGCCCTCATCCGCGAGCGGGCCGAAGCCACGCCCGGCGCGGTCGCGATCGAAAGCGACGGCGGCGTGACCACCTTCGGCACGCTCTGGCGGCGTTCCGTCGTCATCGCCGCCGCGCTGCGCGAGATGGGCGTGGAACGCGGTGAGCTCGTCGGCGTCGTCGCGCGCCGCACCCCGGAGAGCATCGCGGCGATGATCGCGGTGATGGCGGCCGGCGCGGCCTACGCGCCCATCGACCCGACCAACCCCGCCGGGCGGGTCCGCCTCATCCTCGAGCAGGTCAGCCCCCGGTTCGTGCTGTGGGACGGGACCGGTGACGCGGACTGCACCTTCGGCTACCCCGGCGTCGACACCTCCCGGCTGCCGGAGCCGGGCACGGTCCCGGCCATGGCCGAGCCGCGGCCGGGCGACGTCGCCTACGTCGTGTTCACCTCCGGCTCCACCGGCCTGCCGAAGGGCGTCCAGGTCGAGCACCGGTCCCTGGTCAACTACATCGGCTGGGCCGAGGCGCACGTCCTGCCCGCCGCCGGCGGCGCGGCCTGCCCGGTCTTCGCGAGCATGAGCTTCGACCTGGCGCTCACGACGCTGTGGGTGCCGCTGGCGCACGGGCGCACGATCGTCCTGCTCGAGTCCTCGTGGAACTACGCGAGCCTGTTCGCCCGCCGCGCCCGTCCCTACGACTTCATCAAGGCCACCCCGAGCCACTTCCGGCTGTTCGAGCGGATGCTCGAGCCGGACTACCGGGCCGTCGCGCACCGGCTGATGATCGGCGGCGAGCCCCTCGAACCCGCCATGCTGAAGGCGATGGGCGAGCGGCTCGACGGCGTTCAGGTGGTGAACCACTACGGGCCGACCGAGACCACCATCGGCTGTTTCGCCCACCGCAGCGAGGTGCGCGACCTGCCGGACCTGCCGACCGTGCCGATCGGCACGCCGGCCTGGAACACCGGGGCGTACGTGCTGGACGAACGCGGCGAGCCGGTGGGAGCCGGCGGCCACGGCGAGCTCTTCGTCGCCGGCGCGGGCATCGCCCGCGGCTACCTCGGCGGGGACGGCGGCCGGTTCCTCGACGACCCCGCGTTCGGCGGCCGCGCCTACCGGACCGGCGACATCGTCGAGGTGCTGCCCGGCGGGATGCTGCTGCACCTCGGGCGGGCCGACGGGCAGCTCAAGGTCAACGGCCACCGCTTCGAGGAGGCCGAGCTACGCCGGCATGCCCTGACGCTGCCGCGGGTGGCCGACGCCGCGTTCGACATCATCCGCGGCGGCACGCTCGACGTCGTCGAGGCGTTCGTCGTCTTCGACCACCGCGGGGACGCGCCGACGGAACGGGAGATCCGCGCGGGGCTGGCCACGCTGCTGCCGCCCGAGCTGGTGCCGCGGCGGATCCACGTCGTCCCCGAGATCCAGGTCAACGCCAACGGGAAGCGCGACGTCCGCGCCACCCGGGAGCAGGCCGCGCTGCAGGAGGTGCGGTGA